The genomic region GAACTGATCTTTATAAATTCATCTTAgcatagaaaaatatgaaactaattttATTTTTTTTCCTAAAATCAAGATCTATCTATTGGTATATAGTTTAGAATTGTCTGAAACTTTTATAAgtcttatttatattttcttacaTGTTATTACTTTTGATACATATATTCATAATTTGCACAAGAACTTAAGAAGGACCAAGAGGACACTAATTATATTGACTATAccaagtagtagtagtataattagAATGTAAGTGTCATATTATTATACACATCTTGATTCTACTTTATttaaatacataataatgatTTTATTATTGTATGACTTCTTATCTTATATATTTATTGTGACCTACTAACttatatattattactaattTTATATGAATGTAGGATTTACGTAAATTTTTGAAGTCAATTGAGGGTATATGTTATAATTTTTACTAATCGTATTTTAGATTCCAATCGTAAACAGTGTAATTTTCATATCAAACTTTCGTTTCTAATGTTTCTAAATTACCGATGTTTTCGTTTCTGGGGTTAATGTTTTCGATCTGAGAAAAATACGAAAACAAAAATAATTTTACTGATTACCGATAGTTTCCGGCTTCCGGCCGCTTTCACCCTACGCAACAGGCCCAGCAGATCGCGTCCATGGTGATGGGCACACGTACTATTGTGTCTACCCGCCCGCGTGTAGGGAGCGCGAGGATGTTTATCCATTCGTCTTGTTTATCAGAATTATATCTCGCTTTCGACCTAATAATTGAACCTTGCGTGTGCAATTACGTGTAATCATCCTGCTAACACATGCATAGTGATCTCATAAAATATACTGTAGCATACCAGACAAAGTGGTGTTGTCGTCTATATATGTAACATTACTATCGTGGTTCCATGTGATTTGTCGGTTTATCCTTAGTACTAAAATTATACTACAATTCATACTATGGAACATCGCTCTTTCATCGTTTTTTTATATCAAAAAATGTTTATTGTTGAGCTGGCTGTAACGTATGTAGATCTTGCAGTGCTGGCTTGTGAAAGGACACTCAGAAAAGCTGAATCTGTGATAGAGGTATGGACACAATAAAATACACTAAACTGTATGCGATGGTGCTTTTAGCTTGCATGATCACGATCATGATCGTTGCGTTTGTATCTTCCTATGACCGTACGTATGCATGCTCGACCACAGCTTATAGTTATAAACTCTCGATATACACTACAATATCCCTATAGTAAATTGTAATCCGTGTGCATTGCAGCGCTGCTGATTGTATATAGCTAGTTATTAACAACAAGACCATTCTTGCTTTCTAGTCTTCCAGTTAATTACACCATCACACTAGCGCCGCGCCACTGCCATTTTTCTGGAGGGAGGAGAGCTCACAGTCCTTGTCACAGTCATCCGCCACCTCCAGCGGCTTCATGGTGTAGAAATAGAAGCAGACGAGGTAGTAGCCCAAGTTGAGTAGCGTGATGCAGGTGACGAGCCAGTAGTAGTTGTCGATCCTGCCGCGGTTGATGTTGTCCTGGAGCCACTCGCCGCGCCCACGCGTGGCGCGCTGCACCGCCGTGACGAGCACCGTGCCCATGTAGTTCCCGATGGAGGCGGCGAGCCAGAAGAGCGCGGCGGCGCTGCTGCGCATGCTCTCGGGCGCCTGGTCGTACAGGAACTCCATGTGCCCCACGGACGAGAAGGCGTCGCCGACGCCGTGGACGGCGAACTGGGGCACCAGCCAGAACACGCTGAGCGGGACGACGGCGGCCGGGCTGTCCAGGAGCCCGTGCCGGGCGGCGGCGTCGCGGCGCTTGGTCTCCACGAGCGCCGCCGTGGCGACGCTGAGCACGGAGATGGCCAGCCCGATGCCCATGCGCTGGAAGTAGGTGATCCCGGACGGCAGGCCCGTGACGCGGCGCGCCAGGGGCACGAAGACGCGGTCGTACAAGGCCAGGGTGACGAGCATGGCCGCGTTCGAGAAGATGGACAGCGTCGCCGGCGGGAGCTGGAAGTGGGGCCCCATGTGCCGGTCCATGGTCCGCGCCTGCATGATGGTGAAGGTGTAGTTGTGCGAGCTGGCGGTGGCCAGCATGATGCCGGCCGACCAGATGGGCAGCATGCGGACGATGGACTTGAGCTCCTCCACGCGGTGCACCGTCGACAGGCGCCACGGGTCTGGTTGCCCGGACGGGGAGATGTCGCCCGCCGTCACTATTGCTGCCCGGTCGAAGAACCTTAAATCATCAACAGAGAATATATAGCAACGTTACTACTGCTGGTcccaataaaaaaataaaaaatcgcGAGCATAGCAAGGAACAGAGGACGAATGCAAAAAAGAGAGAGGTGATTTTAAAGCAATGTGCACGATCTTGCTTTAAATTAAAAGCTAAAACTAGTAGCGGGGTTGCATTGCATTTCCCCTTTTTGATAATGTAATGTAACCACCACAAAAAAGTTGGGCCGGCACGCAGGCGGCATCGTGAGACACATCACGTGCACGCAGGTCTATCGAATTTACTTTCGctccttttttatttttttacaaGAGACCGGACTTAATTAGAAATGGAGACTTACGTAAGCTGATTGGTGTGTAGGAGCCTGCCGTTGGTGGAGATGAGCGCGTCGAGCTCCTTGTCCTGATACAGCATGCGGGGGTCCTCGGGCACGGCGGCGTTGCGCTTCTTGAACGCGGCTGCGACAACCTGCGCGAGCCGCGTGAACGGGCTGCCCCCGGGCTTGACCAGCACGTAGAGCGGGTAGCCGACCAGGAACACGACGATGGACATGAACATGCCCACGGCCGGGATCCCgaacccccacccccaccccacGTTCTCCTGGATGTACACCACCACCGTCAGCGCCAGCAGCGCCGCCAGCCCCATGGTGAAGAAGTAGAGGTTGAAGTAGCGCCGCTTCCGCTCCGCCTCCGCCTTGGCCTTGGCCTTCTCCTCCTCCTCGGCGCTGTCCAGCCGCTCGAACTGGTCGGCGCCGAACGCCACGACGCACGGCCGGATCCCGCCGGAGCCCAGCGACGTGAGCAGCAGCGAGAGGTACAGCAGGGCGAGCTGCCACCCGGAGGCGCGCTGGCACGGGGTGGCCGCCGGCGGGTCGTCGCACGGGGGCGGCCGGAGCGAGGGGAGGACCGCGGACACCACCACGCCGACCATGCCGAGCTGGTACACCACGGACCCTGCGATGATGGTCCAGAAGCGGCCGGCGAAGGCGTCGGCGGCGAACGCGCCTAGGATGGGCGTCAAGGAGGACGTGCCGCTGAAGTTGGTTAGCGTGTTCGAGGCCTCCACCAGCGGGAGGTGCAGCTGCTGCGTCAGGTACGTGATCAGGTTGGCGCCGAAGCCGGCCGTGGCAAACCGGTCGCAGACTTCGCTTGCTGCAAATGCAGTGGACAACGCCATGCATGAGAGACTGTCAGAACGACATCTATCACC from Zea mays cultivar B73 chromosome 6, Zm-B73-REFERENCE-NAM-5.0, whole genome shotgun sequence harbors:
- the LOC100274435 gene encoding Protein NRT1/ PTR FAMILY 3.1-like, with product MGTATAAMDRNADGEQGKRKKKGGFRTMPLILASEVCDRFATAGFGANLITYLTQQLHLPLVEASNTLTNFSGTSSLTPILGAFAADAFAGRFWTIIAGSVVYQLGMVGVVVSAVLPSLRPPPCDDPPAATPCQRASGWQLALLYLSLLLTSLGSGGIRPCVVAFGADQFERLDSAEEEEKAKAKAEAERKRRYFNLYFFTMGLAALLALTVVVYIQENVGWGWGFGIPAVGMFMSIVVFLVGYPLYVLVKPGGSPFTRLAQVVAAAFKKRNAAVPEDPRMLYQDKELDALISTNGRLLHTNQLTFFDRAAIVTAGDISPSGQPDPWRLSTVHRVEELKSIVRMLPIWSAGIMLATASSHNYTFTIMQARTMDRHMGPHFQLPPATLSIFSNAAMLVTLALYDRVFVPLARRVTGLPSGITYFQRMGIGLAISVLSVATAALVETKRRDAAARHGLLDSPAAVVPLSVFWLVPQFAVHGVGDAFSSVGHMEFLYDQAPESMRSSAAALFWLAASIGNYMGTVLVTAVQRATRGRGEWLQDNINRGRIDNYYWLVTCITLLNLGYYLVCFYFYTMKPLEVADDCDKDCELSSLQKNGSGAALV